One stretch of Pararhizobium qamdonense DNA includes these proteins:
- the mutM gene encoding bifunctional DNA-formamidopyrimidine glycosylase/DNA-(apurinic or apyrimidinic site) lyase: protein MPELPEVETVRRGLVPAMEGALLVRAELRRADLRFPFPDGFAALVSGQRIASLGRRAKYLLIDLEGGDVIIAHLGMSGSFRVEDGTASATPGDFHHPRGKSEKHDHVVFHLEGPNGPVRVIYNDPRRFGFMDLARRETLSGNVFLRGLGEEPTGNVLDAAYLAARFSGKAQPLKSALLDQKTIAGLGNIYVCEALWRSGLSPLRAAGTLVDAKGRPKPMLVLLTEAIRAVIADAIAAGGSSLRDHIQTDGTLGYFQHSFSVYDREGEPCRTPGCGGTVARVVQAGRSTFYCPKCQK from the coding sequence ATGCCGGAACTTCCCGAGGTGGAAACGGTCAGGCGCGGCCTTGTGCCCGCCATGGAAGGTGCGCTTCTGGTGAGAGCCGAACTGCGGCGTGCGGACCTGCGCTTCCCCTTCCCCGATGGCTTTGCAGCGCTGGTGTCGGGACAACGGATCGCTTCGCTTGGCCGGCGGGCGAAATATCTCCTGATCGATCTTGAAGGCGGCGACGTGATCATCGCGCATCTCGGCATGTCCGGATCGTTCCGGGTGGAGGATGGCACTGCATCCGCAACACCCGGCGATTTTCACCATCCGCGCGGCAAAAGCGAAAAGCACGATCACGTGGTCTTCCACCTGGAAGGCCCAAACGGCCCTGTCCGCGTCATCTATAACGACCCGCGCCGCTTTGGCTTCATGGACCTTGCCCGGCGTGAAACGCTCTCCGGCAACGTCTTCCTGCGCGGGCTTGGCGAAGAACCGACCGGCAATGTGCTCGATGCCGCCTATCTGGCCGCCCGTTTTTCAGGCAAGGCGCAGCCGTTGAAATCGGCGCTGCTTGACCAGAAGACCATTGCCGGCCTTGGCAATATCTATGTCTGCGAGGCGCTGTGGCGATCCGGCCTGTCGCCGCTGCGCGCCGCCGGCACGCTGGTGGATGCCAAGGGTAGGCCAAAACCAATGCTCGTGCTCCTGACCGAGGCGATCCGGGCCGTCATTGCCGATGCCATTGCCGCCGGCGGGTCGTCGCTGCGCGACCATATCCAGACGGATGGCACGCTCGGCTATTTCCAGCATTCATTCTCGGTCTATGATCGCGAAGGTGAGCCTTGCCGCACGCCTGGCTGCGGCGGGACGGTCGCGCGCGTCGTGCAGGCGGGCCGTTCCACCTTCTATTGCCCGAAATGCCAGAAATAG
- the rpsT gene encoding 30S ribosomal protein S20, which yields MANTTSAKKATRKIARRTEVNKSRRSRVRGFIRKVEEAIASGDQVLAQAALKAAQPELMRAATKGVLHANTASRKVSRLASRVNSLSA from the coding sequence ATGGCCAATACAACTTCGGCGAAAAAAGCGACCCGCAAGATCGCCCGCCGCACGGAAGTCAACAAGTCCCGCCGTTCGCGCGTTCGCGGCTTCATCCGCAAGGTCGAGGAAGCCATCGCTTCCGGCGACCAGGTTCTCGCTCAGGCAGCCCTGAAGGCAGCCCAGCCGGAACTGATGCGCGCAGCCACCAAGGGCGTGCTGCATGCCAACACGGCATCGCGCAAGGTTTCGCGTCTCGCAAGCCGCGTCAACTCGCTCTCGGCTTAA